Genomic window (Branchiostoma lanceolatum isolate klBraLanc5 chromosome 13, klBraLanc5.hap2, whole genome shotgun sequence):
ATTGTACATATTCAAACCATTTCTTTACCTACTCTCCAGCAGGCAGAGGTTGGAATGGAAGAATGTAACATTCTTATATCTAACCCAGTTTTCTACCTGCCGGACCATCCGTGATACGCTTGGAGAGTATTCAGACTTTTTCCCATTACAGATTTTTCTTATATGCATAACTGCTAGATCTTTAGAAATGACACTATGGCTGTTATTGTTGTTAGCAAAACTACTTTTTATTGCTTCTAAACAGCATCTTTTCTCATAATTTTGTGATTCACTATGTACGTGTAAATTAAATGACCATTACTTTAAAGTTTATTGATACAGCaggtacaaaatttaatgtacacATCAGTCAATCAAATTTACAATTTGTACATCTTCCAAAAAAACTTTTTACAGTAAATTTGTATTTTAAAATTaacaacattaattttgtatttattaTATTACAGCCAAGCAATGCCATTTTTAGGAATGTGTAGTGCATGACTTATCGTAAGTTCATGTACTTGTTCCACAAAATTCAGTCTAAGTTCTAAGTTTACAATGTAGTGATGACAATATAATGATAACACCATCAGTGGTGATTAAATGGCAACACAAGTAGTCAAGGTCATAATCTGAAGTCACATATAATTATGAGTTATATTTTGCTACTCAGTAGTTAATTGTCTTTCAGGCGAAAATGAAATATGGCCAAACAGATGCAAAATAGCCAATTCTATCACAAATATTCTACTTTGTTCTCTGACTTATAactttgaaaaatatgtttcataaGCTGagttccttgttatgttataagttgatatgtacatacaaatgcatGATAAGGATAAAGGAAGTGATAGAGAGaataactactagtattcaggGTTACAGTAAGTATGAAGAAAGCATTatgtatgatatcatatgaTGATATTTGACACAGGTGGTACACATTgagctgatacatgtacatgtagataatatgTAATACTATGACAATGTGTATTGGAGGTTAAATTTTTTAAGGCTCCAAGTCTCTATAGTGTAATGACAATGATGAATTGTGATTGACATCAAGCGTCAGTTTCTCTTGAACCATCCCTTTCTTCATTATCGTGACTTTCTTGCTCATCATCACCATTGCCACCATTACCAGTTGTTGGATAATTGAAAGGGCTGACTTTTGCAATCTTTTTTTCACTACCGGCATTGGTCATGGGTACAAGAACTGTGGAGTTTGAGTTAAATGGACCTGTACTGGCATCTGATGTGTAGATATCTTTACTAGATGGTTCAGAGACTGGCTGGATGAAACTGTGATAAGAGAAACCACTACTGTCACGTGATGTGTGATTGTCATCACCAGTTGATTCAAGAACCGTTTCATTTGATGGTTCGAAAGTCGTTTCAGTTCCGTCATCAGTGGGTGGAGAATCTGTTGTGTTGGAATGACCTTGAATATTGGACCCTGGTGTGTGGTCATCAAAAGTCGCCTTAGGACTTGTTTCATTTGAGAGGCCGCAACTGTTGACTTGGGTTTGGCCATCATCAGTACTAGTGGGTTGAGAATCTGTTGTGTTAAATGGGTTGGAATGACCAGTATTGGGCCCTGGTGTGTGGCTATCATCAGAAGTTGCCTTAGGTCTTGTTTCATTTGAGAGACTGCAACTGATGAGTTTGGTTTGGTCATCAGTGGGTAGAGAATCTGTTCTGTTAAATTGGTTGGAATGACCAGTATTGGTCCCTGGTGTGTGTAGAAGTTGGTCCCTGGTGTGTGAAGAAGTTGCCTCAAGATCTAGATTTGTTTCATCTGAGAGACCTGTAGAATATTGGTCTACAAGATCGGAGTTTGGGTCTGACCGAGCT
Coding sequences:
- the LOC136447050 gene encoding uncharacterized protein — translated: MSNNGLKSFPIAALSKIPSISRLYIQNNHMQILPLTAYDKLASISTVDTDNNPWQCDCRMVPFREKMNGSHSFEDQITCEDPSNFLGQKLKDINLEDLICEEPRIVRFERLDDNTVVEGETLHLVCEASGIPTPDITVILPSGLNATDESGGRVIVGVNGTVTIPHVTTADSGLYTCFVESFVGSTNDTLSVTVAPALSVSAIIIGSVVATLFVICVLIGIKIFWKRPQARSDPNSDLVDQYSTGLSDETNLDLEATSSHTRDQLLHTPGTNTGHSNQFNRTDSLPTDDQTKLISCSLSNETRPKATSDDSHTPGPNTGHSNPFNTTDSQPTSTDDGQTQVNSCGLSNETSPKATFDDHTPGSNIQGHSNTTDSPPTDDGTETTFEPSNETVLESTGDDNHTSRDSSGFSYHSFIQPVSEPSSKDIYTSDASTGPFNSNSTVLVPMTNAGSEKKIAKVSPFNYPTTGNGGNGDDEQESHDNEERDGSRETDA